A part of Silurus meridionalis isolate SWU-2019-XX chromosome 18, ASM1480568v1, whole genome shotgun sequence genomic DNA contains:
- the tab2 gene encoding TGF-beta-activated kinase 1 and MAP3K7-binding protein 2 isoform X1 — MARGNQQIDTQVLQQLLQKFPEVPEGVVSQCVLQNKNDLEACCEYLTQVSPGFLYSEGSPSVTDLRNHMTQLNVGVSQNTHGAVQREPVRMNGSRTLSHSLSDGPVNGPPTPASDFYQAESQSHPHAHTHSPAAFCVMEQARKPQPPQHLGLFQLGVKGQSSTPLTATHRFNPITVTLAPNAGRNTPTSLHIHGGPQAGPNSPNSIYIRPYVTQISHQGGPHHQTSHVYMPISSPTNPQAPSAFQTPPAAPSQAPSASSSSSTSSSVPSSLPAPPSLASSFSQFNIQNISTGPRKNQIEIKLESPQRVGGAAAAAATATLMCSASAPRSASASGSLSCPSPSPSSSNPLSIEGAGLSRSQPTVYIAASPPAAAPAPPPSDECALIPPSGRSQPKFYISANASSDESGARNPPTLYISANPTLPGVAGGRSLGSQVSMGPAYIHHHPPKSRSSVGAGGVATSPRVVVTQPNTKYTFKITVSPNKPPSVSSGVVSPTFEPNKLLGTEQHCPEPESISLPEPLSPKRDPRATESRRPSMGSDDAAYTQALLVHQKARMERLCHELKLKRKNLEKLKEEVNEMENDLTRRRLQRSNSVSQIPSLDEMQQLRYKNRLLQIDIDCLTKEIDLLQTRGPHFNPSAIHNFYDNIGFLGPVPPKPKGTPAVGSDHWGFLDRRGRRINVSSKLKRDPSLPPVPPCLPAPVESGSKNMKAVSEAEDDDGSQWGCTACTFLNHPALNRCEQCEFPRHF; from the exons ATGGCACGGGGAAATCAGCAGATTGACACTCAAGTTCTGCAACAGCTGCTTCAGAAGTTTCCGGAAGTGCCAGAGGGCGTGGTGTCTCAGTGTGTTCTACAG AATAAGAACGACTTGGAGGCGTGCTGCGAGTACCTGACCCAGGTGAGTCCCGGCTTCCTGTACAGCGAGGGCAGCCCGAGCGTGACAGACCTGCGCAATCACATGACCCAGCTCAACGTGGGTGTGTCGCAGAATACCCATGGTGCCGTGCAACGTGAGCCAGTCAGGATGAACGGCAGCAGGACTCTCTCGCACAGCCTGAGCGACGGGCCAGTGAACGGTCCCCCGACGCCGGCCTCCGATTTCTACCAGGCAGAGTCTCAGTCCCACCcgcacgctcacacacactcacccgcCGCCTTTTGCGTAATGGAGCAGGCGCGGAAGCCGCAGCCGCCTCAGCACCTCGGCCTCTTCCAGCTCGGGGTCAAGGGGCAGAGCTCTACGCCCCTGACGGCCACCCATCGCTTTAACCCCATTACGGTGACGCTGGCCCCAAACGCTGGCCGCAACACGCCCACCTCGCTGCACATCCACGGAGGGCCCCAGGCCGGCCCCAACAGCCCTAACTCGATCTACATCCGGCCCTACGTCACCCAGATCTCGCATCAAGGAGGCCCGCACCACCAGACCTCACACGTTTACATGCCCATCAGCTCCCCCACTAACCCCCAGGCCCCTTCTGCCTTCCAGACACCTCCTGCCGCACCCTCTCAGGCTCCTTCTGCCTCTTCCTCGTCCTCCACCTCCTCATCGGTGCCTTCGTCTTTACCGGCGCCCCCATCGCTTGCATCCTCCTTTAGCCAGTTCAACATCCAGAATATCTCGACCGGGCCTAGGAAGAACCAGATCGAGATCAAGCTCGAATCGCCGCAGAGGGTTGGTGGAGCCGCAGCTGCGGCCGCCACGGCAACGCTAATGTGCTCCGCCTCGGCTCCTCGATCGGCTTCAGCGTCTGGCTCTTTGTCTTGCCCGTCGCCTTCCCCCTCTTCCTCCAATCCGCTCTCCATCGAGGGTGCGGGGCTAAGCCGCAGCCAGCCCACCGTCTACATCGCCGCCTCTCCTCCCGCCGCTGCCCCAGCGCCGCCGCCATCGGACGAGTGCGCCCTCATCCCTCCTTCAGGCCGCTCACAGCCCAAGTTCTACATCTCCGCGAACGCGTCCTCGGACGAGAGCGGCGCTCGGAATCCGCCCACACTCTACATATCGGCCAACCCCACTCTACCTGGGGTTGCGGGAGGCCGGAGCCTAGGCAGCCAAGTCAGCATGGGACCCGCCTACATTCATCACCACCCGCCCAAGTCCCGCAGCTCGGTGGGGGCAGGAGGCGTGGCCACGTCGCCACGCGTGGTGGTGACGCAGCCCAACACAAAATACACCTTCAAGATCACGGTGTCGCCCAACAAGCCGCCCTCTGTGTCTTCTGGCGTCGTGTCGCCTACCTTCGAGCCCAACAAATTACTCGGCACCGAGCAGCACTGCCCTGAGCCTGAGTCAATCAGCCTGCCCGAGCCGCTGTCCCCCAAACGAGACCCGAGAGCCACTGAGAGCCGCCGGCCCAGCATGGGCTCTGATGATGCCGCATACACACAGg caTTGTTGGTGCATCAGAAGGCACGCATGGAGCGTTTGTGTCACGAGCTGAAGCTGAAGAGGAAGAACCTAGAGAAACTAAAAGAGGAGGTGAACGAGATGGAGAACGACCTCACGAGGAGACGACTCCAGAGGTCCAACTCGGTGTCTCAGATCCCATCT cttgatGAGATGCAGCAGCTGAGGTATAAGAACAGGTTACTGCAGATCGACATTGACTGTTTAACTAAAGAGATTGACCTCCTGCAGACGCGTG gaccaCACTTCAACCCGAGTGCGATCCATAACTTTTACGACAACATCGGCTTCCTTGGTCCCGTCCCCCCCAAACCCAAAGGTACTCCGGCTGTAG GCTCGGATCACTGGGGCTTTCTGGACAGGAGAGGACGCAGAATAAACGTCAGCTCCAAGCTGAAGAGGGATCCGTCTCTCCCTCCTGTTCCTCCCTGTCTTCCTGCTCCTGTGG agTCGGGCAGTAAGAATATGAAGGCGGTGTCCGAGGCTGAAGATGATGACGGGTCTCAGTGGGGTTGCACCGCCTGCACCTTCCTCAACCATCCCGCCCTCAACCGCTGTGAACAGTGTGAATTTCCACGACACTTCTGa
- the tab2 gene encoding TGF-beta-activated kinase 1 and MAP3K7-binding protein 2 isoform X2 — protein MARGNQQIDTQVLQQLLQKFPEVPEGVVSQCVLQNKNDLEACCEYLTQVSPGFLYSEGSPSVTDLRNHMTQLNVGVSQNTHGAVQREPVRMNGSRTLSHSLSDGPVNGPPTPASDFYQAESQSHPHAHTHSPAAFCVMEQARKPQPPQHLGLFQLGVKGQSSTPLTATHRFNPITVTLAPNAGRNTPTSLHIHGGPQAGPNSPNSIYIRPYVTQISHQGGPHHQTSHVYMPISSPTNPQAPSAFQTPPAAPSQAPSASSSSSTSSSVPSSLPAPPSLASSFSQFNIQNISTGPRKNQIEIKLESPQRVGGAAAAAATATLMCSASAPRSASASGSLSCPSPSPSSSNPLSIEGAGLSRSQPTVYIAASPPAAAPAPPPSDECALIPPSGRSQPKFYISANASSDESGARNPPTLYISANPTLPGVAGGRSLGSQVSMGPAYIHHHPPKSRSSVGAGGVATSPRVVVTQPNTKYTFKITVSPNKPPSVSSGVVSPTFEPNKLLGTEQHCPEPESISLPEPLSPKRDPRATESRRPSMGSDDAAYTQALLVHQKARMERLCHELKLKRKNLEKLKEEVNEMENDLTRRRLQRSNSVSQIPSLDEMQQLRYKNRLLQIDIDCLTKEIDLLQTRGPHFNPSAIHNFYDNIGFLGPVPPKPKGTPAVESGSKNMKAVSEAEDDDGSQWGCTACTFLNHPALNRCEQCEFPRHF, from the exons ATGGCACGGGGAAATCAGCAGATTGACACTCAAGTTCTGCAACAGCTGCTTCAGAAGTTTCCGGAAGTGCCAGAGGGCGTGGTGTCTCAGTGTGTTCTACAG AATAAGAACGACTTGGAGGCGTGCTGCGAGTACCTGACCCAGGTGAGTCCCGGCTTCCTGTACAGCGAGGGCAGCCCGAGCGTGACAGACCTGCGCAATCACATGACCCAGCTCAACGTGGGTGTGTCGCAGAATACCCATGGTGCCGTGCAACGTGAGCCAGTCAGGATGAACGGCAGCAGGACTCTCTCGCACAGCCTGAGCGACGGGCCAGTGAACGGTCCCCCGACGCCGGCCTCCGATTTCTACCAGGCAGAGTCTCAGTCCCACCcgcacgctcacacacactcacccgcCGCCTTTTGCGTAATGGAGCAGGCGCGGAAGCCGCAGCCGCCTCAGCACCTCGGCCTCTTCCAGCTCGGGGTCAAGGGGCAGAGCTCTACGCCCCTGACGGCCACCCATCGCTTTAACCCCATTACGGTGACGCTGGCCCCAAACGCTGGCCGCAACACGCCCACCTCGCTGCACATCCACGGAGGGCCCCAGGCCGGCCCCAACAGCCCTAACTCGATCTACATCCGGCCCTACGTCACCCAGATCTCGCATCAAGGAGGCCCGCACCACCAGACCTCACACGTTTACATGCCCATCAGCTCCCCCACTAACCCCCAGGCCCCTTCTGCCTTCCAGACACCTCCTGCCGCACCCTCTCAGGCTCCTTCTGCCTCTTCCTCGTCCTCCACCTCCTCATCGGTGCCTTCGTCTTTACCGGCGCCCCCATCGCTTGCATCCTCCTTTAGCCAGTTCAACATCCAGAATATCTCGACCGGGCCTAGGAAGAACCAGATCGAGATCAAGCTCGAATCGCCGCAGAGGGTTGGTGGAGCCGCAGCTGCGGCCGCCACGGCAACGCTAATGTGCTCCGCCTCGGCTCCTCGATCGGCTTCAGCGTCTGGCTCTTTGTCTTGCCCGTCGCCTTCCCCCTCTTCCTCCAATCCGCTCTCCATCGAGGGTGCGGGGCTAAGCCGCAGCCAGCCCACCGTCTACATCGCCGCCTCTCCTCCCGCCGCTGCCCCAGCGCCGCCGCCATCGGACGAGTGCGCCCTCATCCCTCCTTCAGGCCGCTCACAGCCCAAGTTCTACATCTCCGCGAACGCGTCCTCGGACGAGAGCGGCGCTCGGAATCCGCCCACACTCTACATATCGGCCAACCCCACTCTACCTGGGGTTGCGGGAGGCCGGAGCCTAGGCAGCCAAGTCAGCATGGGACCCGCCTACATTCATCACCACCCGCCCAAGTCCCGCAGCTCGGTGGGGGCAGGAGGCGTGGCCACGTCGCCACGCGTGGTGGTGACGCAGCCCAACACAAAATACACCTTCAAGATCACGGTGTCGCCCAACAAGCCGCCCTCTGTGTCTTCTGGCGTCGTGTCGCCTACCTTCGAGCCCAACAAATTACTCGGCACCGAGCAGCACTGCCCTGAGCCTGAGTCAATCAGCCTGCCCGAGCCGCTGTCCCCCAAACGAGACCCGAGAGCCACTGAGAGCCGCCGGCCCAGCATGGGCTCTGATGATGCCGCATACACACAGg caTTGTTGGTGCATCAGAAGGCACGCATGGAGCGTTTGTGTCACGAGCTGAAGCTGAAGAGGAAGAACCTAGAGAAACTAAAAGAGGAGGTGAACGAGATGGAGAACGACCTCACGAGGAGACGACTCCAGAGGTCCAACTCGGTGTCTCAGATCCCATCT cttgatGAGATGCAGCAGCTGAGGTATAAGAACAGGTTACTGCAGATCGACATTGACTGTTTAACTAAAGAGATTGACCTCCTGCAGACGCGTG gaccaCACTTCAACCCGAGTGCGATCCATAACTTTTACGACAACATCGGCTTCCTTGGTCCCGTCCCCCCCAAACCCAAAGGTACTCCGGCTGTAG agTCGGGCAGTAAGAATATGAAGGCGGTGTCCGAGGCTGAAGATGATGACGGGTCTCAGTGGGGTTGCACCGCCTGCACCTTCCTCAACCATCCCGCCCTCAACCGCTGTGAACAGTGTGAATTTCCACGACACTTCTGa